The Metabacillus litoralis genome contains a region encoding:
- a CDS encoding PAS domain-containing protein, protein MKEQTIFEKLFKHYPEIVFVMDKKGRYVYVNEKAQNVLGYHQDDFTGKHYSEFHFLTEKSLQLLKEQYPMMQAGDIHKDMIITAISSNSKKHYYSFWFDTIIHDSKEYIWFVLKDVGNLMALRNEKKQLREQNFLLAEAVHQTGVGIIITDPNQHDNPIIFANKSFQEITGYRSEEIIGQNCRFLQGPETSEHTISSLREAVEKKKEIHCEILNYRKDGSTFWNELTISPVFSPNEELTHFIGIQVDITKRKMMELDISIDLSLARNLQQMLLSHPLTNNLIEIEGFYRPSNKLGGDYYKWHQINEDQYVVMIMDVMGHGIAPSLITMSINAEINFLLEQQIIDPKEVLAKLNHHQISLFLEKNEEFGKFYFTCIYLLIDTKKRRIDYINAGHPDFYLKNEHTVKLFDSTSIPVGILKNYDFRMSTIYYQSNSELFLHTDGMNEILAENGSGFSAEFIERKNLDKIKKRLMLTEHEDDVCFIYVKLS, encoded by the coding sequence ATGAAGGAACAAACTATTTTCGAGAAACTATTTAAACATTACCCTGAGATCGTTTTTGTCATGGATAAAAAGGGGAGATATGTTTACGTTAATGAAAAAGCTCAAAATGTTTTGGGCTACCATCAAGATGATTTTACAGGTAAACATTACTCGGAGTTTCACTTTCTAACGGAAAAATCCCTTCAATTGTTAAAAGAACAGTACCCAATGATGCAGGCTGGTGATATTCATAAGGATATGATCATCACAGCCATCTCAAGTAATTCAAAAAAGCATTATTACAGCTTCTGGTTTGATACAATCATACATGATTCAAAGGAATACATATGGTTTGTCCTAAAAGATGTTGGAAATCTAATGGCCTTGAGGAATGAAAAAAAGCAATTGCGGGAACAAAATTTTCTATTAGCGGAGGCTGTTCATCAAACAGGTGTTGGAATCATTATAACGGACCCTAATCAGCATGATAATCCTATTATCTTTGCAAACAAATCTTTTCAGGAGATAACAGGTTATAGAAGTGAAGAAATAATCGGTCAAAACTGCCGATTTCTCCAAGGACCGGAAACTAGTGAACATACGATATCTAGTCTAAGAGAAGCGGTTGAAAAGAAGAAGGAAATTCACTGCGAAATTCTTAATTACCGAAAAGATGGCTCAACCTTTTGGAATGAACTAACGATTAGTCCAGTTTTTTCACCAAATGAGGAGCTTACTCACTTTATTGGTATACAAGTTGATATAACAAAAAGAAAAATGATGGAGCTAGATATTTCTATTGATTTAAGTTTAGCGAGAAATTTGCAGCAAATGCTCCTTAGTCACCCTTTAACGAACAATCTAATTGAAATTGAGGGCTTTTATCGTCCTTCTAATAAATTAGGAGGGGATTATTACAAATGGCATCAGATAAATGAGGATCAATATGTCGTGATGATCATGGATGTAATGGGACATGGAATAGCGCCGTCTCTAATTACAATGTCTATTAACGCAGAAATAAACTTTCTCCTTGAGCAGCAGATAATAGATCCTAAAGAGGTCTTAGCGAAATTGAATCATCATCAAATTAGCTTGTTTTTAGAAAAGAATGAAGAATTTGGAAAATTTTACTTTACATGTATCTACCTTTTGATAGATACTAAAAAAAGAAGAATTGATTATATAAATGCAGGTCATCCCGATTTTTATTTGAAAAATGAACATACTGTGAAATTGTTCGATTCTACTTCTATTCCAGTAGGCATTCTAAAGAACTATGATTTTAGGATGAGCACCATATATTATCAATCAAATAGTGAACTGTTTCTGCATACTGATGGAATGAATGAAATCCTAGCGGAAAATGGAAGCGGTTTTTCCGCTGAGTTTATTGAACGTAAGAATTTAGATAAAATAAAAAAACGCCTAATGTTAACGGAACATGAAGATGATGTTTGCTTTATTTATGTAAAATTATCATAA
- a CDS encoding ATP-binding protein, which translates to MKKSFVFTDHDQFQQSLPDIEAFIEKCARAKKTVIIFSIMEAVNNALEHGTKENQAIPITLNLEVKEKCFSVECDHKGEGFDYKEKLEHIGNPDQYFENNIRSIRGRGIAIMKKCSDMISYSDNGRKVSLAYHLDKG; encoded by the coding sequence ATGAAAAAATCATTTGTTTTTACTGATCACGACCAATTTCAGCAAAGCTTGCCTGACATCGAGGCATTTATTGAAAAATGTGCAAGGGCAAAAAAAACAGTGATTATTTTTTCAATTATGGAAGCAGTTAACAATGCGTTAGAGCATGGAACGAAAGAAAACCAAGCTATTCCAATAACTTTAAATTTAGAAGTGAAAGAAAAATGTTTCTCTGTTGAATGTGATCATAAAGGAGAAGGATTTGATTATAAAGAAAAGTTAGAACATATCGGTAATCCTGATCAGTATTTTGAAAATAATATTAGAAGTATTAGAGGCAGAGGAATAGCCATCATGAAAAAATGTTCAGATATGATAAGCTATTCCGATAACGGACGTAAAGTTTCTTTGGCCTATCACCTGGATAAGGGCTAA
- a CDS encoding response regulator, translating into MARILVTDDAAFMRMQLKDMITKAGHEVVGEAENGEVAVQKYKDLKPDLVTMDITMPVMDGVQAVREIKAFDPNATVIMCSAMGQQQMVVEAIQAGAKDFLVKPFSPDRITEALQKFCS; encoded by the coding sequence ATGGCAAGAATACTAGTAACAGATGATGCAGCATTCATGAGAATGCAGCTAAAAGATATGATCACAAAAGCAGGACATGAAGTAGTTGGTGAAGCTGAAAACGGTGAAGTAGCTGTACAAAAATATAAAGATCTTAAGCCGGACTTAGTGACTATGGATATCACAATGCCTGTTATGGATGGAGTCCAAGCTGTTCGCGAAATTAAAGCTTTTGACCCAAATGCAACAGTAATCATGTGCTCGGCAATGGGACAGCAGCAAATGGTTGTTGAGGCAATTCAAGCAGGAGCAAAAGATTTCTTAGTGAAACCATTTTCTCCAGATCGAATTACAGAAGCACTTCAGAAATTTTGTTCCTAA
- a CDS encoding chemotaxis protein CheX, with the protein MSTTVSSTLEDLQEGILDSIKQIVPIPYEDVSVPIVQKELSLQYGVLVGVTGSVKGKILYKADADVFGSIGEVMFGMALEGEMLKSFSGELGNMLSGGLCTHIFSKGVTIDITAPTIMDGNSTLSGFREAIEVEVTFQNGNKLAVGLMLD; encoded by the coding sequence TTGAGTACGACTGTATCATCAACATTAGAAGACTTACAGGAAGGAATACTCGACTCGATTAAACAGATTGTTCCTATTCCATATGAAGATGTTTCAGTACCTATCGTGCAAAAAGAATTATCCTTACAATATGGAGTTCTTGTTGGGGTAACAGGGTCTGTTAAGGGAAAAATCCTGTATAAAGCAGATGCTGATGTTTTTGGCTCAATTGGAGAAGTAATGTTTGGAATGGCACTAGAGGGTGAAATGTTAAAATCTTTTTCTGGTGAACTAGGGAATATGCTATCTGGCGGGCTCTGTACGCATATTTTTTCAAAAGGTGTGACCATTGACATTACCGCTCCAACCATTATGGACGGAAATTCAACACTTTCGGGATTTAGAGAAGCAATAGAAGTAGAGGTAACATTTCAAAATGGTAACAAATTAGCAGTTGGCTTAATGTTAGACTAA
- a CDS encoding STAS domain-containing protein: MDTFYIEHSELNFRNNQKILTALLDTLNKSKQGLLIDLKNVDYVDSIGISIFVSVYEVANAQKKKMELLNANDKVQKLLHITKLNTLFNLK, translated from the coding sequence ATGGACACATTTTATATTGAACATTCAGAATTGAATTTCAGGAATAATCAAAAGATATTAACTGCTCTGCTCGATACATTGAATAAGAGTAAGCAAGGTTTACTAATTGATTTGAAAAATGTCGACTATGTAGACAGTATTGGTATTTCTATTTTTGTTTCCGTCTATGAAGTGGCAAATGCACAGAAAAAGAAAATGGAACTATTAAATGCAAATGATAAAGTTCAAAAACTGTTACATATCACAAAGCTTAATACACTTTTTAACTTAAAGTAA
- a CDS encoding chemotaxis protein CheW, with protein MAVASDIGKVQFVVFSVNQQLYSLSIEEVVEILRVPAITSIPGINEMIEGVINLRGSIIPVVSIHKRFELPISERNKKNRIVIVQGKNENIGLMVDEVRMVTKFEEENVEPPPGLKVDEDIFTGFAKLNEQVIGILHLEKVLYEHS; from the coding sequence TTGGCGGTTGCTTCTGACATAGGCAAGGTTCAATTTGTCGTATTTTCCGTAAATCAACAACTTTATTCATTATCCATAGAAGAAGTGGTTGAAATTCTACGAGTTCCAGCCATTACAAGCATTCCTGGAATTAATGAAATGATTGAAGGAGTTATTAACTTACGCGGAAGCATTATTCCGGTTGTTAGTATTCATAAGCGTTTTGAATTACCAATTTCAGAAAGAAACAAAAAAAATCGGATTGTTATTGTTCAAGGCAAAAATGAAAACATAGGATTAATGGTCGATGAAGTAAGAATGGTGACGAAATTTGAAGAGGAAAACGTAGAACCCCCACCTGGTTTGAAAGTAGATGAAGATATCTTTACTGGCTTTGCAAAGCTTAATGAGCAAGTTATTGGGATTCTTCATTTAGAGAAAGTTCTATATGAGCACTCATAG
- a CDS encoding methyl-accepting chemotaxis protein encodes MSFFKKTKVPMEQLTRVSSNLEQDIIQLNNVMTQISTGNDQQAASLNQTGNMMSTISRSINGVVSNAENLRKSTAKSFSSLEGILHSIKGLDHNVTSSSKSLNEITAAMEEMASQITAVAQNANILTGSAKDASHSIQEIAASVEQVSGNSVETSKSIENVSASMEQMSKSIVGVATNAESLTDSAKSTSEAIQELAASIQQVSGNSEKTAASVEQISVSIEQMGKSIKGVEANAESLTLSATDTTAAIQELAASIQQVAGNTRSTSNSVEEVSAAIEEMAVSIEQVANNAVSLTDSAKQTNDGLQEMAASTLQMSKNAESTSASVEEVSAAIEEMGSQIKGVNQNAEVLAVSVDSTSASIQEMAASVQQVSGNSQSAASSVEQVSVSIEQIGDSVKGVAANAVSLTNSAKETNDAIQEMAASIEQVAGNSRSTAMAVEEVSAAIEEMGSQVQGVSVNAESLNKSAEESAASIQELAASIQQVAGNAQSTASSVEQVSASIEQMGKSIKGVSVNAESLTSSAKETNQSIQEMAASIEQVAANAENVNSLTVNVAHEAQNGRDAVLQSVDGMKEIGIVVKQASTVMQSLGKSSDEIGSIIEVIDDIAEQTNLLALNAAIEAARAGEHGKGFSVVADEVRKLAERTASATKEIATLIKGIQGETSDAIKAIEIGEEKVEQGYKLSDSASDAIIRIVDGVENITTEISQITTATTQQAVQAQDIVKSVENVTTQADLVTKATVEQTAGVEEIIKGVLNARNQVRQITDATSEQAKQSQHIVGSIESMTNQVEQVTQAIKEQAAGVTEIINSVVNAREQVKQITTATEEQAQQSQSIVKSVANVTKQAELVTNATNEQAIAVDEIIEGVRNSREQVRQITVATEEQAKQSQMIITEVSSMVEQTKQVTDSMKEQAAGVEDIIKSVLNAREQVKQITTATVEQTKQSEEMVKAMANVTNQAEQVTTAMIEQKAGVTEIIKGVTNAREQVRQITLATDEQAKKAQDVVNAVESITNQANQVTESVKEQVTGVEEIITGVVEAREQVRQVTVATVEQAKQAESVVQSAQSMANQAEMVTNATIEQAGGAEEITNDIRSAKEQMLQITSAIEEQTKQTRSIVSITSDVTNQAELVTQSTSEQTALIKDITKSIANIADQMTIVTTETKGLTTESDDVVKLIQAVKNQSEEITEATKLQLNEILELEKVMNETSAMFKQSAKDIDGVTRLSSTIKDTNKDMQRTLQSVN; translated from the coding sequence ATGAGTTTCTTTAAAAAAACAAAAGTACCTATGGAGCAACTAACGAGAGTATCGTCAAATTTAGAGCAAGATATTATTCAATTAAATAATGTTATGACACAAATTTCAACCGGAAACGATCAACAGGCAGCATCTTTAAATCAAACAGGGAACATGATGTCGACGATTTCTAGATCAATAAATGGTGTTGTTTCAAATGCAGAAAACCTAAGAAAGTCTACTGCAAAATCTTTTTCTTCATTAGAAGGTATTCTTCATTCAATCAAAGGTTTGGATCATAATGTAACAAGCAGCTCAAAATCACTAAATGAAATTACTGCTGCAATGGAAGAAATGGCTAGCCAAATTACCGCAGTTGCACAAAATGCAAATATACTAACAGGATCTGCAAAAGATGCATCACACTCTATCCAGGAAATTGCTGCATCAGTTGAACAAGTATCAGGAAATTCAGTTGAAACATCAAAATCTATTGAAAATGTTTCAGCATCGATGGAACAAATGAGCAAATCGATTGTAGGAGTTGCAACAAATGCTGAAAGTCTAACTGATTCTGCAAAAAGCACGAGTGAGGCTATTCAAGAATTAGCAGCATCTATTCAGCAAGTATCGGGGAATTCTGAGAAAACAGCAGCTTCTGTAGAACAAATTTCCGTTTCAATCGAGCAAATGGGGAAATCAATTAAAGGTGTTGAAGCAAACGCAGAAAGCTTAACATTGTCTGCTACAGATACGACTGCGGCAATTCAAGAACTAGCTGCATCTATTCAACAAGTTGCTGGGAATACACGCAGTACATCAAATTCTGTTGAAGAAGTATCCGCAGCAATAGAAGAGATGGCTGTTTCAATTGAGCAAGTGGCGAATAATGCTGTTAGTTTAACAGACTCAGCTAAACAAACAAATGATGGACTCCAAGAAATGGCTGCATCCACTCTGCAGATGTCAAAAAATGCAGAAAGTACTTCTGCATCAGTTGAAGAAGTGTCAGCTGCGATCGAGGAAATGGGTAGTCAAATTAAAGGAGTTAATCAAAATGCTGAAGTTTTAGCAGTTTCAGTTGATTCTACTAGTGCTTCTATTCAAGAAATGGCTGCATCTGTTCAACAAGTTTCAGGGAATTCACAAAGCGCAGCAAGTTCTGTTGAGCAAGTTTCTGTTTCAATTGAGCAAATCGGTGATTCGGTTAAAGGTGTGGCAGCAAATGCAGTTAGCTTAACAAATTCAGCAAAAGAAACAAATGATGCAATTCAGGAGATGGCCGCGTCGATCGAACAAGTGGCTGGTAATTCAAGAAGTACAGCAATGGCTGTTGAGGAAGTATCTGCAGCTATTGAAGAAATGGGTAGTCAAGTACAAGGTGTTTCAGTGAATGCAGAAAGCTTGAATAAATCAGCTGAGGAGTCAGCAGCTTCTATCCAAGAGCTTGCAGCGTCAATACAACAGGTAGCAGGAAATGCACAAAGTACAGCAAGCTCTGTTGAGCAAGTATCTGCCTCTATTGAGCAAATGGGTAAATCAATAAAAGGCGTTTCCGTAAATGCAGAAAGCTTAACAAGTTCGGCAAAAGAAACAAATCAGTCTATTCAAGAAATGGCTGCCTCTATTGAACAAGTGGCAGCAAATGCTGAAAATGTTAATTCACTAACAGTAAACGTAGCACATGAAGCACAAAATGGTCGTGATGCCGTTTTACAATCAGTCGATGGGATGAAAGAAATTGGAATAGTTGTTAAGCAAGCTTCTACGGTTATGCAAAGTTTAGGAAAAAGCTCAGATGAAATTGGTAGCATTATTGAAGTGATAGATGATATTGCAGAGCAAACAAATCTACTTGCGTTAAATGCTGCGATTGAAGCAGCTAGAGCTGGTGAGCATGGAAAAGGGTTTAGTGTTGTAGCAGATGAAGTTCGTAAGCTAGCAGAAAGAACGGCATCCGCGACAAAGGAGATTGCTACGTTAATTAAAGGTATTCAAGGTGAAACGTCTGATGCGATAAAGGCAATTGAAATTGGTGAAGAAAAAGTTGAACAGGGCTATAAGCTATCAGACAGTGCTAGTGATGCCATTATTCGAATTGTAGATGGTGTTGAAAATATTACTACAGAAATTTCTCAAATTACCACTGCAACTACTCAGCAAGCTGTACAAGCACAGGATATCGTAAAATCTGTTGAAAATGTAACAACACAAGCAGATTTAGTAACAAAAGCAACGGTTGAACAAACAGCTGGAGTGGAAGAAATTATTAAAGGTGTTCTGAATGCAAGAAACCAAGTAAGACAAATTACAGATGCAACATCAGAACAAGCGAAGCAATCTCAACATATTGTTGGCTCAATAGAAAGTATGACAAATCAAGTTGAACAAGTTACTCAAGCAATAAAAGAACAAGCAGCAGGAGTAACTGAAATTATTAACAGTGTTGTTAACGCACGTGAGCAAGTAAAGCAAATCACAACAGCAACGGAAGAGCAAGCACAGCAGTCTCAAAGCATTGTAAAATCGGTTGCGAATGTTACAAAGCAGGCTGAGCTTGTGACAAATGCAACGAATGAGCAAGCTATTGCTGTGGATGAAATAATCGAGGGTGTTCGTAATTCAAGAGAGCAAGTAAGGCAGATTACAGTAGCAACAGAGGAACAAGCAAAACAATCTCAAATGATTATTACTGAAGTTAGTAGTATGGTTGAGCAAACAAAACAAGTAACAGATTCAATGAAAGAACAAGCTGCTGGAGTAGAAGATATTATCAAAAGTGTGCTCAATGCTCGTGAGCAAGTGAAGCAGATTACTACAGCTACAGTTGAACAAACAAAGCAATCTGAAGAGATGGTAAAAGCAATGGCAAATGTTACAAATCAAGCTGAGCAAGTTACAACAGCAATGATTGAGCAAAAAGCTGGTGTAACAGAGATCATTAAAGGTGTAACGAATGCCCGTGAACAGGTGAGACAAATCACGTTAGCAACTGATGAGCAAGCGAAAAAAGCACAAGATGTTGTAAATGCAGTTGAATCCATTACGAACCAAGCAAATCAAGTAACAGAATCAGTAAAAGAACAAGTAACAGGAGTAGAAGAAATTATCACAGGTGTTGTAGAAGCCCGTGAACAAGTAAGACAAGTAACAGTTGCAACGGTTGAACAAGCAAAACAAGCGGAAAGCGTAGTGCAATCTGCTCAATCTATGGCAAATCAAGCAGAAATGGTCACAAATGCTACGATTGAACAAGCAGGTGGAGCTGAAGAAATTACAAATGATATCCGATCTGCAAAAGAGCAAATGCTCCAAATTACTTCAGCAATTGAAGAGCAAACAAAACAAACTAGATCAATTGTTTCAATTACAAGTGATGTCACAAATCAAGCTGAACTTGTGACCCAATCAACATCAGAGCAAACGGCACTGATCAAAGACATTACAAAGAGTATTGCCAATATCGCGGATCAAATGACAATTGTTACGACAGAAACAAAAGGATTGACTACAGAAAGTGATGATGTTGTAAAGCTTATTCAGGCTGTTAAAAATCAATCTGAAGAAATAACTGAAGCAACAAAGCTACAATTAAATGAAATTCTTGAGCTAGAAAAAGTAATGAATGAAACTAGTGCTATGTTTAAGCAAAGTGCGAAAGATATTGATGGAGTAACAAGACTATCATCAACCATCAAGGATACGAACAAGGACATGCAACGTACACTTCAGTCAGTAAACTAA
- a CDS encoding chemotaxis protein CheW, producing MADFDLSAYLGVFLDEVDEQLQILDSEILVLEQHPEKIETIQNIFRAAHTLKGSSASMGFEQMKEFTHYLENVFDQVRNQKLAVTPKLVNVIFESIDFIQVLKDGILNGNLDEINIQPYVDKLNEFHPQEMNDEEIQNAKPSKDQIITELDDYTKNVVISGLAFGHNALEVSIKLSNEALMKNVRALLIHNNLKEAGEIVAAFPSIDEMEKSEGFEGEMIFILLTMQTKQEILEMINQISDIKHVNINQITEENMNLHQKELAVPIQKTQLEQVLEEKPVGNQKAKINPTVRVDVDKLEHLMNLVGELVIDQTRLVDVRGRLADRDTRQEDDMETLDEVTNHLSRVITELQEGMMKTRMLPIEQLFNRFPRMVRDTTQKANKEIDFVMTGKETELDRTLIEEISDPIIHLLRNSIDHGIEPADERERLGKSRKGKIELRAAHEENHIVISIRDDGKGIDPDKIKQTAINKGTISEEEAAKLDDKEAMFLIFKSGISTAEKITDISGRGVGMDIVRAHIEKLNGLIDIDSTIGAGTTFTIKLPLTLAIISSLLVKFGQKTFAIPLVNVLEIIRLNKEDIQTIKEKEVGLVRGRVLPLVRMKEKLGLDPSEEAAEEKKREFVIVVGIADKRIGIIADKTIGNQEIVIKSLGPYIGSPPYIAGATIMGDGSVALILDVSSVVREQGTQDTETATDNKRKELEDERQFVTFKLDTEEYGIDIQRAKDIVSVPAMTKVVNAPKDLLGIINLRGKMLPVIDLRRKFNLQEQSQTKKSRIIVVENNQHDVGFLVDEVTQVLKTTNSLIEQPPSGSQYNHSNLIKGISKLEDRVVIILEFNEILQSINLQDLPAELVSQP from the coding sequence ATGGCTGATTTTGACTTATCTGCCTATCTGGGAGTATTCCTTGATGAGGTGGATGAACAATTACAAATACTAGATTCAGAGATATTAGTGCTAGAACAGCACCCTGAAAAAATTGAAACGATTCAGAATATATTTCGAGCCGCTCATACACTTAAGGGGTCATCGGCATCAATGGGCTTTGAGCAAATGAAAGAATTTACTCATTATCTAGAAAATGTTTTTGATCAGGTTCGAAACCAAAAGCTAGCTGTTACACCTAAACTAGTTAATGTGATTTTTGAAAGCATCGATTTTATCCAAGTTTTAAAAGATGGCATTTTAAATGGAAATCTTGATGAAATTAACATTCAACCTTATGTTGATAAGTTGAATGAATTTCATCCACAAGAAATGAACGATGAAGAAATCCAAAATGCGAAACCTTCAAAAGATCAAATCATAACCGAGTTAGATGATTACACCAAAAATGTAGTGATTAGTGGCCTAGCCTTTGGTCATAATGCATTGGAGGTCTCGATTAAGCTCTCAAATGAAGCATTGATGAAAAATGTAAGAGCACTTTTAATTCATAATAATTTAAAAGAAGCAGGGGAGATTGTTGCTGCTTTTCCTTCTATTGATGAGATGGAGAAGTCTGAAGGCTTTGAAGGTGAAATGATTTTTATTCTTCTCACCATGCAAACAAAACAAGAAATTCTTGAAATGATTAACCAAATATCTGATATCAAGCATGTGAACATCAATCAAATAACAGAAGAAAATATGAATTTACATCAAAAAGAGCTGGCTGTTCCGATTCAAAAAACACAATTAGAACAAGTGCTGGAAGAAAAGCCTGTAGGAAACCAAAAGGCAAAAATTAATCCTACCGTTCGAGTAGATGTGGATAAGCTTGAACACTTAATGAATTTAGTAGGCGAATTAGTGATTGACCAAACAAGATTAGTTGATGTTCGTGGTCGATTGGCAGACCGTGATACGCGTCAAGAAGATGATATGGAAACACTCGACGAGGTAACAAATCATTTAAGTCGTGTGATCACTGAACTTCAAGAAGGCATGATGAAAACAAGAATGCTACCAATTGAACAACTTTTCAATCGGTTCCCCCGTATGGTGAGGGACACAACACAAAAAGCAAATAAAGAAATTGACTTTGTTATGACTGGAAAAGAAACAGAGCTTGATCGAACTTTAATAGAAGAAATTAGCGACCCAATCATTCATTTGCTTCGGAATTCAATTGACCATGGAATTGAACCAGCTGATGAACGTGAACGCTTAGGCAAATCAAGAAAAGGTAAAATTGAACTTCGTGCCGCACATGAAGAAAATCATATTGTTATTTCAATACGTGATGATGGAAAAGGAATTGACCCAGATAAGATCAAACAAACAGCCATTAATAAGGGAACAATTTCTGAAGAAGAGGCAGCTAAATTAGATGATAAAGAGGCAATGTTCCTCATCTTTAAATCAGGTATTTCAACAGCTGAGAAAATCACAGACATATCTGGTCGTGGTGTTGGGATGGATATCGTTCGTGCACATATTGAGAAGCTAAATGGCTTAATCGATATTGATTCAACAATTGGAGCTGGGACCACTTTTACAATTAAGTTGCCACTTACATTGGCTATTATTAGTTCCTTATTAGTCAAGTTTGGACAAAAAACATTTGCGATTCCACTGGTAAATGTTCTTGAAATTATTCGATTAAATAAAGAAGATATTCAAACAATTAAAGAAAAAGAAGTTGGCCTTGTGAGAGGAAGGGTCCTGCCACTTGTGAGAATGAAGGAAAAACTAGGGTTGGATCCATCTGAAGAGGCGGCGGAAGAAAAGAAACGTGAATTTGTCATTGTTGTAGGAATTGCAGACAAACGAATTGGCATTATAGCTGATAAAACAATTGGTAATCAAGAAATTGTCATTAAATCACTTGGCCCTTATATTGGTTCACCACCATATATAGCTGGTGCAACGATCATGGGTGATGGAAGTGTTGCACTCATTTTAGACGTTTCCTCAGTCGTACGTGAACAAGGTACACAAGATACTGAAACAGCTACAGATAATAAACGAAAAGAACTAGAAGACGAACGTCAATTTGTCACCTTTAAGCTAGATACAGAGGAATATGGAATTGACATCCAACGTGCTAAAGATATTGTCTCCGTTCCTGCTATGACAAAAGTCGTCAATGCACCTAAGGATCTATTAGGAATCATTAATTTAAGAGGAAAAATGCTCCCTGTTATTGACTTAAGGAGAAAGTTTAATTTGCAAGAACAGTCACAAACAAAGAAATCAAGAATCATCGTTGTTGAAAATAACCAGCATGATGTTGGTTTCCTTGTAGATGAAGTAACACAAGTGTTAAAAACAACAAATAGTCTTATTGAACAACCACCGTCAGGTAGTCAATATAATCATTCAAATCTCATTAAAGGAATAAGCAAGCTAGAAGATAGAGTTGTTATAATTCTTGAATTTAATGAGATCTTACAATCAATTAATCTGCAAGATCTTCCTGCAGAGCTAGTATCACAGCCATAA